The Dendropsophus ebraccatus isolate aDenEbr1 chromosome 11, aDenEbr1.pat, whole genome shotgun sequence genomic interval AATTGAGAAGCAGTGATCTAGGAGGATCTCTGACTCATTAGTAGAGttaaaaactagggatggtccaaacctgccgaggttcgggttcgtatgaacccgaacgctcggcagcagattcctgctgtctgcccgctccgtggagcgggcggatacagcgggagtaacgcctggaaaactgggatacagcctatggctatggctgtatcccagttttccaggctgtcctcccgctggatccgcccgctccacggagcgggcagacagcaggaatcattgcagagagttcgggttcttacgaacccgaaccgaactctgttcggaccatccctattaaaaACCCAATGACAGACTAGAGATGGGCAAATCAGAATCTAATGATCTGGTCATCTGTTCGGTCCTGTAAGGTAGTTCTGCTTTACATGTGTTCTAATTTCCCAGAGAAGTCTGATATAAgactctagaccagtgcttcccaaccattttcacctcggggcaccccttggaacaAAATAAAATTACCTCGGGGCCctcctactaaataatgttctacaaaaaaaggaaaacagtGTCTCACAGGTGACGTCCTCTTTAATctaaggcgtcactttcccttctATCCGGCATGGACcatcatgatgatttcttccagctacgttttatctcttcagaacctgtcagacaaacttcttaggctccgcacatttctagtaactttcttccctttctccctcctataggctcccatacagtaataactgcgctgtttggtgttatgtgcagtaaagcgagtaggaatgtgggttgccccctataTGTAGgttcccctgctttgccctcatacaataataatgccccctgctgtgtaccccatacaatattgcccccagatgtgccccatgCAATAATATTAATGCCCCTAAATGTGCCCCCATGCAATAATAAATCACCCCTGCTCTGCCtcgaatagttaaaaaaaaaaacaaaaaaaacaaacaaacaatcatactcacctaatccaggctgtgtggctgcagggagcagctctccttCCTCTTTAGGCTCCATCTTGTAAGCCGCAGGGACAGAacctccggcagacgtgatgacaacacatcatcacgcctgccggagaggtcgcgtcccggcgtcccataggctgcaagTATGAAGTtacggcggcctatgggagtgaatgtaggagcaggacgctgacacttcctgctcctacattctgctcactttaatgttccaccCGCTAACTGTGCGggtggaacatcaaagtgatccgtgcatccctagaagctgcgcggctgcagcttctagggatgcttaaagtgacagtgtcactattCCCACCAGGATCCCGTGGCACCCCTGGCAGGTTCTCCCGACACCCCAGGTTGGGAAACTCTGCTCTAGACTGTCCCATACCAAACTCTCTGGGGATTATAAACAGCTCTTCCAAGACTAAACAAATCCATTCATTTCATTTTGGTTCACCAGATCTTTCTGTAAATTTGCTCAGTTCAGGTCAGATAAGATGTACCTTAGTTATATCATTACCATCTCAGAGATCAGGTGGTGTTGGTACAGCTCAGAATCATTGACAGAAAAACTTTTCATTCTGATGGCTCGTGCTGCCCCGGCCTCTCTATAATCGCTACCCAATTTAGCCAAATATTTgactccttaatggtgcgttcacacctacaggatctgcagctgattttctgcagcagatttcatttaaataactgaacacagcatcaaatctgctgcagatcctgtaggtgtgaacgcaccctaagagtccatttacacagaaagattatctgccaaagatttgaatccatttctggctttggcttcaaatttttggcagataatctgtcagataatctttatgtCAATGGACCCTAAATTCTTATGTTATTCTAAGGTGGGGAATATTTAGTTTTGGCAAAGCTTACTAGTGAAGTCCCTGTAGCCAAAGCTTAAATAGCTAGGCAAAGGCTACATTTAGCAATTTTGGCCAGAATGGCCATCTAAGCTAAATTATAATGAAATCAAAGTAATAAGAAATCAACCTTGATGTGATCATACTTGCACCAAGATGAATGGTCAGGAGAGAGCAGGAGTGGCTGAGAGACCAGGCATCTGGTGAATTTCACCGAACAGGATTCTACAGTTTGCATTATGTGCAATAGGTGCAGAGGCCAGAACAGTTACATTTTATGCTAATAACATTtgttggtataaaaaaaaaaaaaaaatgtatgtcagAATGCCCCTAAAGCCTTTAAATCCAAGAAAGGAAAAGCACagctgccttcttccaaaaacagcaccacacctgtctacaGGTTGTGAATGGTGTTACAACATTTATATTAACTTAAATAGAAATTAGCTATACCACCATAGACAAACTTACAAGAGTGACACTGTTTCTTGTAGAATGCATGTATGTTTTCTAATCCTACATACTACTTATAATAGTTGAGCACAGGTTCAGATGATTTCAGTGCATACCACTAACTTTCCAATAGCTCCAGTGTAACTGCATGTAAGGTAATCACAATGTAGGGAGGatcatatatattgtatataaataatcacacacacagctatagacTTTACATAACAGAACATAGCTTTCTATCTATTTAACTTCGTACACCGTTAATGGGTTGTCAAGGATAATTGATACTTGTGGATCCTGCAGGGGGAACATgtgagtaatgtatacttacctgtcccactcccccaccgctgccggatattgagcttacAGTACATTATTCACATGTCCCCCTCAGCCCTGGCAGGATCCATAAGTAACaaattatcctggacaacccctttaaggtttagaaAATTAAGCTTACCAAGGTTGGATAGAACATGACCAAGTTCCAGTTTAAAATCCAGATTTAGTTTGGGTACTTTTAAGAAGGTTGGTTGCTCCTTCTGGAGTTTAGGATAAAGTTCTGTCCTGTTCACTTCATCCAGAATTCCTGAGAGATTCCAGTTGGTTTGGACTGGCATGACAACAATAAGACTCATGTTTCCTTTAAAAGGTAATCTGGCCACCTTGAAGAAGAAAGGAGCGGATCGATCGTCCATCAAATTAAAAAGGGTATTGGTAACTTTATCTAGTTTCACAAAAATTCAATAGCGTTTTAAAAACTGAAGTTTAGAAAACAACTTTGTCATTTGTTTTTGTGTGCACCaatataatgaaaaaataaaaaataaataaaaaattataatatatatatatatatatatatatatatatattttatatatacacacacacacacacacacacattatatatagacatatacacacacacacacacacacaaagatacaACATTAGTAAATACAAGGAAGAAATCCTATTGTAATGGATAGATTTTGGGTCTATATTACAATTATATGTGCCCATGTTACACTTGTGGGAAGTAGTCCATATAATCTACATAGGGACTAAACTACTATACGATTGTGTTGGTTATAAGGCAATTTACAGCGATATTCCGAAATGTAGTGCCAAAATATATTGGTACCTGGGAACGCCAGGAGTTTTCCAGAAAAAGGTTCCCCACATATAGCAGTAAAGTTATAAATCTGTAGTCTTGGTTCATGCCACCATAATAATTTCAGTTGATTTGCGCCATCCTAGGAGCAGAACTACAAAGACAGTGGTACTTGATCCCATATGGTGCCCAACAGACCTACAGTATTTAGCTTTAATGGTGTCCATAGAGTTATGAGTCTTGGTGCCCAGAATTTTACAAGACAAAATAATGTAGCATGTGCAGTATAGTTCAGGAATGAATGCCTAATTATTGGCTGAATGACTTATTggaacctgtatactgtatatctgtgctgtcagtttccaaatttttagcagtctatacttaccagcaaCACCGCTTGTGATCCTGCATCCGGTTCTCTGCTCGCTGCTGTAACTTCAGGGCGCCACCtcttccagaatgattgacagctggaggtggggtctgaagatacagccagaagactggagaagccagatgctggatcacaagcagcgtggaaaGTATAGACTGCTACTGATCTGGAAACGGACAGCACAGACATATACatatccgtgctgccagtttcccaggctgcatgaatgatacaaggattgttcCTGCAGCCTGGACTCCTCGATTTGTCATgctatgtaaaggcactgcaaatgagcgccaatcttgcTGATTGTTGATTGTTTGCGGCCCCCATGGCCAACAATCTGTGTCTAAATGAACCCTTAGCCTGAATAGGACTCATGGATGTGGTGAAAGATATTAGGATAGTCACTGCTGGACAAGAGGTTATGTAATAACCTAGGCTTTACAATACTTTTTGTCCTCATTCAAGTGTCACATATTTTAGACAAATGTGTGATGTATAGTTTCAAGCATATTCTGTGCCCTTACCTGACTGTTGATCTTGTCATGCGAAAAATAACTTAGGGGATACCTCACTGAGTGCATCATATCCACATCCACTGACTCTTTATCGTTTACCATAAACACATCTGACACAGTCTTGGCAGGGTCAAACTTATTTTTCCAAATTCCTGTTTAGAGGACAATATCAGTTTCATCACTAAAGTTGTCACATGGTAAGAACTAAagattgtacccttttccccatTTCAAGGGGTATATCAAGCATACAGACCTGCTGAGACCCTCATAGTCTGGAGAATGAGTGAGGAGCAGCACATGGTAGCACTTCACTTCCTCGCTGTAAATATCTCAGTCCAGCGGCCCTATAGACTTATAATAGAGCCATCTGGATGGAGATCTTTACGAGCAGGGGAGTGAAATGTGCCGTGACCCAGGGTGCAGCAGGtgggcttttgtgttttttgctggggcacttgtcacagtggccaggagtggcattACCCACCCCCGGATATACAGGCACTTTGCTTGAAGGGTTAGGACTTGgtatgggtgttttttttcttttttttttatatatatttaatgtttgtttttgggtgtgggaggaaaccggagtacccggaggaaacccacgcaaacacggagagaacatagaaACTCTTTGCAGaagttgcccttagtgggatttgaacccaggaccccagcgctgcaaggctacagtgctaaccactgagccaccgtgcgcTAGTCAAAACAAAGATCATCATCAAAGAACATAGGTTATcctttaccttcagctgtgctcagacAATTTAGCTAgggaagagtgagacacctagtggtcaaagtGCTAACAGCAGCTTCATCCCCTctatgtgacacctgacagatacTTTCATCCTATGCATTGTTCCTGTACAGTTTGTAATTTAATCCTTAGTCTGGTaagaccatttggagcactgtCCTGGCCCCAGAGTGCCGATCAGGCTGGGTTGGCACTGGGGGGAGGGCAGTGCTCTAGATGGCCTTACCAGACCaaggattaaactacaaactgaaTGGGAACAGCAccaaagatgaaggtaagagacaaaccttcatcctcagcagcctgtgcgcaatagggagctatcagcaggttagatatgtcCTTTTCATACTTAAATTTTTGCAGTAATTTAAAGCGTTttgaggcttaaaaaaaaaaataaaaaaaaaaaaggggggcatTACCTAAAGTGCAAGACTATACCAAGAAACACCTTCAAAATCTGGCTAAGAATTGTGGTGCACTTTAAGCACAATTACCACTGGTCTAGACTTACAGTAGATAGTCTTCAGATGCAGCCTGCTGCACattaataaatctggtgcatATGAAGACTAAGTCTGCACAGTAAAAGTTTTAGTACATCTGGGTCACCATGTATATAGTGAGATAAATGTTACCTTTGAAAAATATAGCATTGAGTAGCATTAAGACAGTATTTGATGGGATGTTAGAGAGAAAGTTTGGGATTTTTCCTCTGGTAGCCTTGTTAACCCATTCATTTATACCATCCACATTCTGCTGCATATTCTGCTTGAGGTTCGCAGGTTTTGTTCCATATAGACGCTCAGACCTTTTTAGGAAGCTTTCTTTAATATGAAAATCTATGGAGAAGAGTCACATTGTATAATATTAATCACAGACAGAGCACCGGTGTACATAATGTAGTAAACATTCATCTGTTATTGATTTAGTGCAAGACACCATAGAGGGAGCAGCAAAGATTTCAAAAAATACATCCCACCAGACTCCATGATGTTTAGCGGAATAGCTACCACATGGAAAATCCTTTCAATTGTTTTGTGCCCAATAACCTAGGCAGACCCCTACCCATTGTCCTGGGCCAAAATTGACGCTAATTAGTCACCCCCAAGACTATTAAAACCTACACAATACAGATAGTTATCCATGGTAGAAAGAAAGTCCACAAATATTCCAAGTACATGTAGTTCTTTCTTCTTAGATAAACACACCTTTCTTGAAGTACATGCGAGTAGCTACGCTTAAAGAACTTTTCACCAGCTGCTTCGTCACTTTCTGCAACTTTTCATGAACACATTGTAATGACTCCACTTGGAGTGTCTTCAGGATCTGCTTCTCTGTCTGATTCTCAGCACctagttgaaaaaataaaatataaaaacccAACCCTATACAGTTTCATTTTGCTCGTATTAATGGAACTCACAGTCCTTACCTAGTGCCAACTGTAAGAGACCAAGGGCAATGCTAAAAGGGGACACCACCACATTCGGGGCCTGAGACTCCTGCTCCACTTGTTTCAGGAGGTTCATGCTGAATGCATTCATTGCCCTTTCTAGTGTATGCATATCGGCAGGTGACGGCTCCCCACGACAAATGTTTTCAGATGAGGACGCATCATCGTATTTTTCTTCCATCGACTGTTCCTCATTCTGAATTACTTCTGTTGGCTCAGGCTCACCACACTCTTCTGGTGCTGCTGTTGATGTAGTAGTTGTGAAGACTTCTGTTTGATGAGGAAAAAGATCTGACGGGCTGTCTGAGGTAGAGTCTACAATACTCGAGTGTGTCGTTTCTGTAAGAGGAGTTGTAGAAACAGGGGTCGTCCCTGATCTATCTGGAGCGATTTCTTCATTCACTTCCTGTACACACAAGCAAAACTCAATCATGTTAAATTACATTCTGCTCAGAATAAATACTGTAAATACAAACATCTGGCCTGACCTGACCAGGAAAACTTATCTTTTACCATTAGATTTAGCGGTGACATTACCAACTTTGAATTATTCTGTAaaactgggagtagtagtaaagtCAGTTGTAAGCTGCGTATCAGGGTGGGCTCCCAAGGATACAGCGAAGTCACGAACGAGGAAAGAGACTCCAACACCAGGTTAAACAAAACTGCATTTTACTGAAACATGCAAAGGTAATAAAAAGGGTAATAACTCAAATATCCCAAAATTATATACAATCAGGCTTAAGCCAAGACCTCTGTGCTACACAGCGTACCCCTGGAAATATGGTTGTATAAATACAAACATACTAAATTAACCCACTAGCACGCTCGGATAGGCTGCCGGCCATATACCTATTAATCCCCTATAAAATCAGGAACAATCATGTATGGGTGCGTCTCATGGGAGTTGGCGGTGTAGCACTGCAGCTTACAGTTTTATAAACTATTTACACTGTTCCCCAAACcacaaacaaaaatataaaaatacaaatggccaGGTAGGCTGTGAGCTGGTATCACAGGTAAAGGATTTCTTTCCAATGTACCACAGCTGCAGTGGCGTAaccaccatagaggcagggtaggcagttgctatggggcccgtgcaggaggggggcccggaggagagggtaagagcgtgtgttcttctgcttaaccccttatgtactgcaatgtgtaagtgttccaatgtttacttacatgctgcaacataaaaaaagggttaacaagcagaagacaaatctctgcttcactgcacctttgttctccagctggcaatcaagtaggaaagaaaAAAGGGCAGAAAtcagtgcagaggtcagggggttatcaatacatacatatacaaatatacacacacatacatatgtgcagtgctttgtgttgtgtggttgtgggggggggcctttaaattttttgctatggggcccgtgaatcctagctacacccctgcttaCACAGTATATTGCAGCCTGTCACAGACAATAGCCCTACCTATACTAACTACAGGCCTGATGTTGGTCCTAAAAAATTTTGCGTGCACTCTTACTGACCCGGGTCTCCTTTAGATGGATGGCCAATCGCGGTTACTGACTGAGGGGCCCCTCCTGCTAAATTTCTGTACCAAAGATGGCATACGCTCCTCTTGACAACTGGATTTAACACAGCTTCTATGCTGTCTCAGTGAATCTCTTCTCTCTTAATGAGACCTAGTCACAGACTAGTATAGCTTGTTCTGGCTGCCCATTGTCAGCGGCGGACGATCGTGCATGGTGGCCGATCACAGCCTTTTAATATATTCTGTTAcaccaaaagttatttttttctgcAGCCCCAGTaatatagaagaaaaataaataaaagatttatGAATGCAGGAATGAGTATGCCTTTAACCTGCGTAGCCATAACATTTCCTAAAACGTGTGTCCTACAATGCAGATTTCCTGTTCCAATGTGTTATCCAATTTACTTTGAAAATTGTGGCCGCTTTCTTGCAGAATCATCATCTCTCTTGTCCTTACTTTGGGTGCGGggttctgcagctcagttctattgaagtaatggagcagagttgtaatatcacacaacaggaggacaggggtggtgctttaaaaaaaaaaaaaaagtgtttttttctaatctttgaTAAACCCTTTAATCATTATTGTAATACCATGAGGTTCTAAAAATACCACTTTTAGGTCTGCTTTAAACTAGTTTTTCTTGGATTATTCTCTCCAAAATCACGTTTTCTGATTTGGTTCTGTAacacgttaaaggggtagttcacccaaaaatgttttctttcagatcaactggtgtcaaaaagtgccagagatttgtaatttacttatattataaaatctcagctcttccagtacttgtcagctgctgtgtgtcctacaggaagtggtattctttccagtctgtccaaagcagtagcaaatcccgatagaaacgctctcctgctctccagttactgccatggacagaggtggcagcagagagcactgtgttagactgaaaagaatacatcacttcctgcaggacgtacagcagctgataagtatgggaagacttgaaattttttaactaaagtatattacaaatctctggcacgagttgatttgaaagaaaacattttttggtgaactacaccTCTAGGTAATATTTTTTGGTTCTTAAACAAAAAAGGTAAATAGTTTCATATTTCCATGTTGAACTACAAACATCTCAGTGGAGGAGTTTGTTTTTCCCACCAAACACCTGGAAAAAAATGCAGCTCTCTCAGAAACCACCACACTTTACAGTTTTTCTTCAGTACAAGCTAAACAAAAAGAGAGAAGTGGATCCAGCTAGAAGTGGAGAGAATACCACCCTCCTCCAGTTCTAAGGTCCTGAAAACCATCCTCAGGGGTGGAAACAAATTAGGATGGAAAAATGTACTAGAAAAGCAAACGCTTTAGATTCATCCAATCTACAGACAAACAAAAGCTACGTACGTCTATTTTGAAGTTTAACCAACAATAGAACAGTTTTTGTTGGGTTATTTtacttaagggggggggggggggggcggggaactccagcaaaaaaaaaaaaaaaaaaaaaaaaattaaatccactggtgccagaaagttacacagacttgttaatgacttctatttaaaaatcttgaaaagtcttatcagctgctgtatgtcctgcaggaagtggtgtattctttccagtctgacacagtactctctgctgccacctctgtccatgtcagtaactgtccagagcagcagcaaatgcctatagaaaacatttcctgttctggacagttcctgtcagtcagtgacactgtcagactggaaagaatacaccattccctacaggacttacagcagctcataagtactggaagacttgagataagttaaatagaagttacaaatctttaAAACTTTTTCTACGCCAGTTGACGCCACCCACATTAACCTTTGAATCGAGCTTGGACTAAGAAGCAGTGCACATGCTAGGGAGCTGTATTCTACCAGCCCCTTCAGTCCCATAGATTGTAAATGAAGTGGCAGTATGGATGCTCAACTGCTGCTCAGTTCaagtgagggacacaggacaggtTTGTAATTCCATAAATATGTAGGGAtatttgtatgtacagtatgaatagatttttcagtttttgccaccaaagaaaaaaaatgtgataaCATTTTTCCATGAACTGTGGTAATTTCTCCTCTCACACTGTCAGtagcaacataaaaaaaataatatatatatatatttattatattttgccAACATGTGTTCCAGTTTAATACTCATTAGtattgtaatgctgcgtttacacgaagcgataattcgcccaaatcgttcaacgattttgaagcaacgatttcgtttttataacgatcagcgtttagacaaataaatcgttagaaaaatcattattgcgatagtttttaagaccGCTTAAGCccttcttttacatagggtaaatcggtgaaagactgtttaaagcgatctgcgaattttcagcggtcgatttaagaacatgttgaaagataaaaatgaacgatttctcgctcgtcatctGCTGTTTACACTGTACGATtctcgctcaaatgcgatcgtttatgcaaaaattcgaacgataatcgtccagtgtagaCGCAGCATTAGTAAAGCAGAATCAGTAGCTCAGGACCCCCTTGCACATTACCATGTGTTGTTGAAGCAGCATGAACCACATTGCCATGAAATTCAGAAACCGGAAATTTGGTCCAGATTTATTGAACTAGATCAGGGAGGTCaagctcaggccctccagctgttgcaaaactacaactcccatcatacatggacagccaaagcttaaccTTTAATCTTTCCTTAATGTGTTTTAGTCTACATGTTTTATAGCATGCATAATGGCCGCAAGAAAAATATCACCAACATGGAACAGCGTCACATGGGCAGCTAGAGCCAGGACCAGCCTGGTCTGCTGGAAGGAGTGTattggggtagcttcacacgtaccgtactgcaacggattttctgctgcggatccgcagcagatttaactaaacgaacgaacacagcatcaaatctgcaacatcagtgcggatttgatgccaTGTTCAATCATTTGgccaaatctgctgtgatacggtacgtgtgaagctatccctaaagtgactgtacccacaatctgccaaggcaggatttctcctattcatcccctgtcagaacactgcacatgggtcttaacaatccagcacaagtgatgaataggagaattccTTCTAGGggccttcctaatgatgaagagggcgagaAGGAGGGACGGAAAAACACTAAGCCACGCCATTTgacagggatgcaagtttaaaagttgttttaggacagtaactgaaTCACCTGTCGAAAaggacgccaggacagatcttaaaagaagctatctgccGCCCCAAACAGGTCGTatggtcagactgtgggtacaaagtcgctttaaccctttgaggaccaggcccaaaatgatccagtggactgcgtcaattttcatttttgcgcttttgtttttccctcctccccttctaagagctctaatagcactttcagttttctatatacagggctatgtgagggcttgtttttaacATGAgtatttgtactttgtaatggcatctttcattctaccatatcaTGTAGGACAAAAaaccccaaattattatttatgaagatataaataggtgaaatcattaaaaaaatgcaatatggtaacgtttggggggttcctgtggctacgtaatgcactatatggtaaaagcgacatgataccattactctatagatcagtacgaacacaaccatatgcaggttacacagattctctgatgttttatttatttattcttctaAGAAATACTtttgtttttgcaattaatttaAAAATTGTCATATTGTGACTCATAAATCGCAGTCACGCgctgggggtcccaatcggtaagagacaggagctgcccctgtcacttacacactgcggcggacattattttttaattgttcacacagtttctttttctttgtcctcaccgtttttactattaaattcaataaacttttcaattaaagacacacccaaagggcaattagtccacctgtaCTTGATACTTGAAAACAGAGAGGAAACAACGTTGTGTGAACtaagcctaagggtgggttcagactccagaattcttgcggataaattcctcagaattccgtcgcctgtatgcgcgcctttccgccggctccatagacaccattctatgggccggctgatttcgccgaaagaattgtcacgtcaatttatccgtgagaattccgtatcCTGAACCCACCCTATATCTGCAAACAGGCATAAAGCGATCAGGGCTATATCATCAAGAGAAATCCCATACTAAATTGGTTCTCACATTAGAAAAACCTCTATAGGATCTGAACACGGGTCTCTAAGTTGTGGCccttaagctgttgcaaaaccacaattcccatcatgcctggacagctaaagctttggatttggctgtccaggcatgatggaaaatgtaaaatTGCAATAGCTAGAAGGCCACACT includes:
- the SERPINF2 gene encoding alpha-2-antiplasmin isoform X1 is translated as MIGCYFPQPHFSSRMDKVVVCLLVLAGICCSSAEVNEEIAPDRSGTTPVSTTPLTETTHSSIVDSTSDSPSDLFPHQTEVFTTTTSTAAPEECGEPEPTEVIQNEEQSMEEKYDDASSSENICRGEPSPADMHTLERAMNAFSMNLLKQVEQESQAPNVVVSPFSIALGLLQLALGAENQTEKQILKTLQVESLQCVHEKLQKVTKQLVKSSLSVATRMYFKKDFHIKESFLKRSERLYGTKPANLKQNMQQNVDGINEWVNKATRGKIPNFLSNIPSNTVLMLLNAIFFKGIWKNKFDPAKTVSDVFMVNDKESVDVDMMHSVRYPLSYFSHDKINSQVARLPFKGNMSLIVVMPVQTNWNLSGILDEVNRTELYPKLQKEQPTFLKVPKLNLDFKLELGHVLSNLGLGELFSSPNLKGISDEDLVVSSVEHQSTLQLNEEGVEAAAATASVMSRSLSTFSINRPFLYFIFDDLTGLPLFLGYVRNPKPGSQKKMMKDKFVMPELKPISKGSIPK
- the SERPINF2 gene encoding alpha-2-antiplasmin isoform X3, producing the protein MQDGQRSIFIGRMDKVVVCLLVLAGICCSSAEVNEEIAPDRSGTTPVSTTPLTETTHSSIVDSTSDSPSDLFPHQTEVFTTTTSTAAPEECGEPEPTEVIQNEEQSMEEKYDDASSSENICRGEPSPADMHTLERAMNAFSMNLLKQVEQESQAPNVVVSPFSIALGLLQLALGAENQTEKQILKTLQVESLQCVHEKLQKVTKQLVKSSLSVATRMYFKKDFHIKESFLKRSERLYGTKPANLKQNMQQNVDGINEWVNKATRGKIPNFLSNIPSNTVLMLLNAIFFKGIWKNKFDPAKTVSDVFMVNDKESVDVDMMHSVRYPLSYFSHDKINSQVARLPFKGNMSLIVVMPVQTNWNLSGILDEVNRTELYPKLQKEQPTFLKVPKLNLDFKLELGHVLSNLGLGELFSSPNLKGISDEDLVVSSVEHQSTLQLNEEGVEAAAATASVMSRSLSTFSINRPFLYFIFDDLTGLPLFLGYVRNPKPGSQKKMMKDKFVMPELKPISKGSIPK
- the SERPINF2 gene encoding alpha-2-antiplasmin isoform X4, which produces MDKVVVCLLVLAGICCSSAEVNEEIAPDRSGTTPVSTTPLTETTHSSIVDSTSDSPSDLFPHQTEVFTTTTSTAAPEECGEPEPTEVIQNEEQSMEEKYDDASSSENICRGEPSPADMHTLERAMNAFSMNLLKQVEQESQAPNVVVSPFSIALGLLQLALGAENQTEKQILKTLQVESLQCVHEKLQKVTKQLVKSSLSVATRMYFKKDFHIKESFLKRSERLYGTKPANLKQNMQQNVDGINEWVNKATRGKIPNFLSNIPSNTVLMLLNAIFFKGIWKNKFDPAKTVSDVFMVNDKESVDVDMMHSVRYPLSYFSHDKINSQVARLPFKGNMSLIVVMPVQTNWNLSGILDEVNRTELYPKLQKEQPTFLKVPKLNLDFKLELGHVLSNLGLGELFSSPNLKGISDEDLVVSSVEHQSTLQLNEEGVEAAAATASVMSRSLSTFSINRPFLYFIFDDLTGLPLFLGYVRNPKPGSQKKMMKDKFVMPELKPISKGSIPK
- the SERPINF2 gene encoding alpha-2-antiplasmin isoform X2; the encoded protein is MIGCYFPQPHFSRMDKVVVCLLVLAGICCSSAEVNEEIAPDRSGTTPVSTTPLTETTHSSIVDSTSDSPSDLFPHQTEVFTTTTSTAAPEECGEPEPTEVIQNEEQSMEEKYDDASSSENICRGEPSPADMHTLERAMNAFSMNLLKQVEQESQAPNVVVSPFSIALGLLQLALGAENQTEKQILKTLQVESLQCVHEKLQKVTKQLVKSSLSVATRMYFKKDFHIKESFLKRSERLYGTKPANLKQNMQQNVDGINEWVNKATRGKIPNFLSNIPSNTVLMLLNAIFFKGIWKNKFDPAKTVSDVFMVNDKESVDVDMMHSVRYPLSYFSHDKINSQVARLPFKGNMSLIVVMPVQTNWNLSGILDEVNRTELYPKLQKEQPTFLKVPKLNLDFKLELGHVLSNLGLGELFSSPNLKGISDEDLVVSSVEHQSTLQLNEEGVEAAAATASVMSRSLSTFSINRPFLYFIFDDLTGLPLFLGYVRNPKPGSQKKMMKDKFVMPELKPISKGSIPK